CTTCACGACGTGCTAATTTACATTTAGGGCCAATATAACGTGCCATGTTTTAAATCACTCCAATATTAAATACGACGTTTTTTAGGCGGACGGCAACCGTTATGAGGCAACGGGGTAACGTCAGTAATGCTGGTAATCTTGAAACCAAGAGCGTTTAAAGCACGTACAGACGATTCGCGACCAGGACCAGGGCCTTTAATGCGAACCTCTAAATTTTTAACGCCATACTCTTGGGCAACTTTACCAGCTGCTTCTGCTGCAACTTGCGCTGCAAATGGTGTACTTTTACGAGAACCTTTAAAACCAGCGCCGCCAGAGGTAGCCCAAGACAATGCATTGCCTTGACGGTCAGTGATTGTAATGATGGTATTGT
Above is a window of Neisseria sp. Marseille-Q6792 DNA encoding:
- the rpsK gene encoding 30S ribosomal protein S11, with amino-acid sequence MAKANTASRVRKKVRKTVSEGIVHVHASFNNTIITITDRQGNALSWATSGGAGFKGSRKSTPFAAQVAAEAAGKVAQEYGVKNLEVRIKGPGPGRESSVRALNALGFKITSITDVTPLPHNGCRPPKKRRI